Proteins encoded in a region of the uncultured Paludibaculum sp. genome:
- a CDS encoding transcriptional repressor, with product MIDILCELEQRTHALARGYDEGGMVTRNTRQKAAIREAFEHSGRPLSTDEVLAIAQTKVDGVGIATVYRNIKSLVDEQWLMAVELPGEPPRYEIAGKDHHHHFRCDRCSRVFELHGCVPAIEALAAPGFTVRAHELVLYGVCADCAESRSVL from the coding sequence ATGATCGATATTCTATGCGAGTTGGAGCAGCGGACGCACGCCCTCGCGCGCGGCTATGATGAGGGTGGAATGGTGACACGCAACACGCGGCAGAAAGCGGCCATTCGCGAGGCGTTTGAGCACTCCGGGCGGCCGCTTTCCACCGATGAAGTGCTGGCCATCGCGCAGACGAAGGTGGACGGAGTGGGCATCGCCACCGTCTATCGAAATATCAAATCGCTGGTGGACGAACAGTGGCTGATGGCGGTGGAGTTACCTGGTGAACCGCCACGCTATGAGATCGCCGGCAAAGACCACCATCATCACTTCCGGTGCGACCGGTGCAGCCGGGTGTTTGAGTTGCATGGCTGTGTGCCGGCCATCGAAGCGTTGGCCGCGCCGGGGTTTACCGTCAGGGCGCATGAACTGGTTCTGTACGGGGTTTGCGCCGACTGCGCCGAGTCCCGTTCGGTACTGTAG
- a CDS encoding DUF1080 domain-containing protein, which translates to MKLRTVLLASLVLALPLCAGDKPGKWIKMFNGKTLDGWKANEHPDSWTVVKEDGKMCIKGHDAASHLFWMTKECTNCEFKAEFKIMEGSNSGMYFRTAFGPGFPKGYEAQVNATHRDPVKTGSLYNFHKNLESPTKPGEWGVQHIIADGNHIIIKVNDKVITDFVDEKNTFMKGYIALQQHDPKSTVFYKNLMFREIPPAAEAKK; encoded by the coding sequence ATGAAACTCCGCACCGTTCTGTTGGCGAGCCTGGTCCTCGCTCTGCCCCTGTGCGCTGGGGACAAACCCGGCAAATGGATCAAAATGTTCAATGGTAAGACCCTCGACGGTTGGAAGGCGAACGAGCATCCCGACAGCTGGACGGTGGTCAAGGAAGACGGCAAGATGTGCATCAAGGGTCACGACGCCGCCAGTCATCTGTTCTGGATGACCAAGGAATGCACCAATTGCGAGTTCAAGGCCGAGTTCAAGATCATGGAGGGCTCCAACAGCGGCATGTACTTCCGTACCGCCTTCGGGCCTGGTTTCCCCAAGGGCTATGAAGCTCAGGTGAACGCCACGCACCGCGACCCGGTCAAGACCGGCAGTCTGTACAACTTCCACAAGAATCTCGAAAGTCCCACGAAGCCCGGCGAATGGGGCGTGCAGCACATCATCGCTGACGGCAATCACATCATCATCAAGGTGAACGACAAGGTCATCACCGACTTCGTGGACGAGAAGAATACCTTCATGAAGGGCTACATCGCCCTGCAGCAGCACGACCCGAAGAGCACGGTTTTCTACAAGAACCTGATGTTCCGCGAGATCCCGCCCGCCGCCGAAGCGAAGAAATAG
- a CDS encoding DUF362 domain-containing protein, whose protein sequence is MDSGISRRHFLAAASATALPLLGAPAAPAAPVSIGRCPDYGTALTPTLKTMFDQLGGLSRLVSGKTVAIKINMTGSPRQRLGNTPCELAQYTHPAVVGSVVRLMGEAGARRIRILEGCFGCDDPMEEFLIEAGWDPSPLLNAAHNVDMENTNTLGKGRKYSRFKTPNGGHIFPSITLNHSYEECDVLVSLAKLKEHATCGVTLAMKNMFGGTPLTIYGDQAAKDGPDESTARGGRGTIMHAGARQPAAIADPENDPKSPRFDKYRMPRIVADIAAARPIHLSIIDGIYTMTGGEGPWNQGRLRAVRPGILIAGTNAVCTDSVGTAVMGFDPMAERGTPPFERCDSSLKLAEMHGVGTRDLSRIEVVGVPVKDAVFKFRV, encoded by the coding sequence ATGGACTCTGGGATCTCACGCCGCCATTTTCTTGCCGCGGCCTCCGCGACGGCCCTTCCACTGCTCGGGGCTCCAGCCGCGCCGGCGGCGCCCGTAAGCATCGGCCGCTGCCCGGACTACGGCACGGCGCTCACGCCAACGCTGAAAACCATGTTCGATCAGTTGGGCGGGCTGAGCCGGCTGGTAAGCGGCAAAACCGTCGCCATCAAAATCAACATGACGGGCTCGCCCCGGCAACGTCTGGGCAACACGCCATGCGAACTGGCGCAGTACACACATCCGGCCGTGGTCGGCTCGGTGGTCCGCTTGATGGGCGAAGCCGGAGCGCGTCGCATCCGTATTCTGGAAGGCTGCTTCGGCTGCGACGACCCCATGGAAGAGTTCCTAATCGAAGCGGGCTGGGATCCGTCCCCCCTGCTGAATGCCGCGCACAATGTCGACATGGAGAACACCAACACGCTGGGCAAGGGCCGCAAGTACTCGCGGTTCAAGACGCCCAACGGCGGGCATATCTTCCCGTCGATCACCCTGAACCACTCCTATGAGGAGTGCGACGTGCTGGTATCGCTGGCGAAGCTGAAAGAACACGCGACCTGCGGCGTCACACTCGCGATGAAGAATATGTTCGGCGGCACGCCGTTGACCATCTATGGCGATCAGGCAGCGAAAGACGGCCCGGACGAGAGCACGGCGCGCGGCGGACGCGGCACCATCATGCACGCCGGAGCGCGCCAACCGGCCGCCATTGCCGATCCGGAGAACGACCCGAAGTCGCCGCGTTTCGACAAATACCGCATGCCGCGCATCGTGGCCGATATCGCGGCGGCGCGCCCCATCCACCTGTCCATCATCGACGGCATCTACACGATGACCGGCGGTGAGGGTCCATGGAACCAGGGGCGGTTGCGGGCGGTGCGTCCGGGGATTCTGATTGCGGGAACGAATGCCGTCTGTACGGATTCGGTGGGTACGGCTGTGATGGGTTTCGACCCCATGGCCGAGCGCGGGACACCGCCGTTCGAGCGCTGCGACAGCTCGCTGAAGCTGGCGGAGATGCATGGAGTGGGGACGCGCGACCTGTCGAGGATTGAAGTGGTGGGCGTACCCGTCAAGGACGCGGTGTTCAAGTTCAGAGTGTAA